One Mesoplodon densirostris isolate mMesDen1 chromosome X, mMesDen1 primary haplotype, whole genome shotgun sequence genomic region harbors:
- the ITM2A gene encoding integral membrane protein 2A isoform X2, which produces MVKIAFNTPTALQKEEAQQDVEALVSHTVRAQILTGKSTIYRGEMCFFDSEDPANSLQGGEPYFLPVTEEADIREDDNIAIIDVPVPSFSHSDPAAIIHDFEKGMTAYLDLLLGNCYLMPLNTSIVMPPKNLVELFGKLASGKYLPHTYVVREDLVAVEEIRDVSNLGIFIYQLCNNRKSFRLRRRDLLLGFNKRAIDKCWKIRHFPNEFIVETKICQE; this is translated from the exons ATGGTGAAAATCGCCTTCAACACACCCACAGCGTTGCAAAAAGAGGAGGCACAGCAAGACGTGGAGGCCCTAGTAAGCCATACTGTCCGAGCTCAGATCCTGACCGGCAAG AGTACCATCTACCGTGGAGAGATGTGCTTCTTTGATTCTGAGGACCCTGCAAATTCCCTCCAAGGAGGAGAGCCCTACTTCCTGCCTGTGACGGAAGAGGCTGACATTCGTGAGGATGACAACATCGCAATTATTGATGTGCCTGTCCCCAGTTTCTCTCATAGTGACCCTGCAGCAATTATTCATGACTTTGAAAAG GGCATGACTGCTTACCTGGATTTGCTGCTGGGGAACTGCTATCTGATGCCCCTCAATACCTCCATTGTTATGCCTCCAAAGAATCTAGTGGAGCTCTTTGGAAAACTGGCA agtgGCAAATACCTGCCTCACACTTACGTGGTTCGTGAAGACCTGGTTGCTGTGGAGGAGATTCGTGATGTTAGTAACCTTGGTATATTTATTTATCAACTTTGCAACAACCGCAAGTCCTTCCGCCTTCGCAGAAGAGACCTCTTGCTGG GTTTCAACAAACGTGCCATTGATAAGTGCTGGAAGATTAGACACTTTCCCAACGAATTTATTGTTGAGACCAAGATCTGTCAAGAGTAA
- the ITM2A gene encoding integral membrane protein 2A isoform X1: protein MVKIAFNTPTALQKEEAQQDVEALVSHTVRAQILTGKELRIAAKEKEGSSGRCMLTLLGLSFILAGLIVGGACIYKYFMPKSTIYRGEMCFFDSEDPANSLQGGEPYFLPVTEEADIREDDNIAIIDVPVPSFSHSDPAAIIHDFEKGMTAYLDLLLGNCYLMPLNTSIVMPPKNLVELFGKLASGKYLPHTYVVREDLVAVEEIRDVSNLGIFIYQLCNNRKSFRLRRRDLLLGFNKRAIDKCWKIRHFPNEFIVETKICQE, encoded by the exons ATGGTGAAAATCGCCTTCAACACACCCACAGCGTTGCAAAAAGAGGAGGCACAGCAAGACGTGGAGGCCCTAGTAAGCCATACTGTCCGAGCTCAGATCCTGACCGGCAAG GAACTCCGAATTGCCGCCAAGGAAAAAGAGGGCTCCTCTGGGAGATGTATGCTTACTCTCTTAGGCCTTTCATTCATCTTGGCAGGACTTATTGTTGGTGGAGCCTGCATTTACAAGTACTTCATGCCCAAG AGTACCATCTACCGTGGAGAGATGTGCTTCTTTGATTCTGAGGACCCTGCAAATTCCCTCCAAGGAGGAGAGCCCTACTTCCTGCCTGTGACGGAAGAGGCTGACATTCGTGAGGATGACAACATCGCAATTATTGATGTGCCTGTCCCCAGTTTCTCTCATAGTGACCCTGCAGCAATTATTCATGACTTTGAAAAG GGCATGACTGCTTACCTGGATTTGCTGCTGGGGAACTGCTATCTGATGCCCCTCAATACCTCCATTGTTATGCCTCCAAAGAATCTAGTGGAGCTCTTTGGAAAACTGGCA agtgGCAAATACCTGCCTCACACTTACGTGGTTCGTGAAGACCTGGTTGCTGTGGAGGAGATTCGTGATGTTAGTAACCTTGGTATATTTATTTATCAACTTTGCAACAACCGCAAGTCCTTCCGCCTTCGCAGAAGAGACCTCTTGCTGG GTTTCAACAAACGTGCCATTGATAAGTGCTGGAAGATTAGACACTTTCCCAACGAATTTATTGTTGAGACCAAGATCTGTCAAGAGTAA